The following are from one region of the Phormidium sp. PBR-2020 genome:
- a CDS encoding methyltransferase domain-containing protein — MTPILILVLVVIVAIALIAYFNAARKYQSSDTVANAYDEWTQDGILEYYWGEHIHLGHYGSPPESKDFLQAKSDFVHEMVRWGGLDKLPPGTTVLDVGCGIGGSSRILAKDYGFSVTGITISPQQVQRAQELTPEGVDATFAVDDAMNLSFPDGSFDVVWSIEAGPHMPDKAVFARELMRVVKPGGRLVMADWNQRDDRDVPLNFWERPVMRQLLDQWSHPAFSSIEGFAELLQETGFVEGEVMTADWTQETLPSWIDSIREGIVRPQGWMQFGLSGFLKSVREVPTLLLMRLAFGAGLCRFGMFRAVRGEGPESAQTQDSQETAQV; from the coding sequence ATGACGCCGATCCTTATTCTGGTCTTAGTTGTAATTGTGGCGATCGCCCTGATTGCCTATTTCAACGCCGCCCGCAAATACCAATCCTCCGATACCGTCGCCAACGCCTACGACGAATGGACGCAAGACGGCATCCTGGAATATTACTGGGGCGAACATATCCATTTAGGCCATTACGGTTCCCCACCAGAGTCTAAAGATTTCCTGCAAGCCAAGTCAGATTTTGTCCATGAAATGGTCCGCTGGGGTGGTTTAGATAAACTTCCCCCCGGAACAACGGTGTTGGATGTGGGGTGTGGCATTGGTGGGAGTAGCCGCATTCTCGCCAAAGATTACGGCTTTTCCGTGACCGGGATTACCATCAGCCCCCAACAAGTGCAACGGGCCCAAGAGTTAACCCCCGAGGGGGTTGATGCCACCTTTGCGGTGGATGATGCCATGAATCTCTCCTTCCCCGATGGCAGTTTTGATGTGGTGTGGTCCATTGAAGCGGGGCCGCATATGCCCGATAAGGCGGTATTTGCCCGAGAATTGATGCGGGTGGTGAAGCCGGGGGGCCGGTTAGTGATGGCCGATTGGAATCAGCGGGATGACCGGGACGTTCCCTTGAATTTTTGGGAACGCCCGGTGATGCGACAATTGTTGGATCAATGGTCTCATCCAGCGTTTTCGAGTATTGAAGGCTTTGCAGAACTGTTGCAGGAGACGGGATTTGTTGAAGGGGAGGTGATGACGGCGGATTGGACGCAAGAAACCCTCCCTTCTTGGATTGATTCGATTCGCGAGGGAATTGTCCGGCCCCAGGGTTGGATGCAGTTCGGTCTGTCTGGGTTTCTCAAATCAGTGCGAGAAGTCCCCACCCTATTACTGATGCGGTTAGCATTTGGGGCGGGGTTATGTCGGTTTGGGATGTTCCGCGCGGTTCGCGGTGAGGGGCCCGAGTCGGCGCAAACTCAGGATTCGCAAGAGACGGCCCAGGTTTAA
- a CDS encoding ATP-binding protein codes for MFDRPLGSVIQGSLSHGLEIRLHPDVSVEEMRVGKFLVVQGSRARFFCLLTDVSLGTASQRVFANPPHPEDDFLQAVLAGSGTYGTLELTPMLMLMTRDAEELARVMLQASGQGVNQNGRKGKKSKKLASFEANSSAELDLLPVKTIPSHFSQVYEALESDFRSVFGWEDDPTRKNFAIGKPLDMDVPVCIDLDRFVERSNGVFGKSGTGKSFLTRLLLSGVIRKDAAVNLIFDMHSEYGWEAQCEGKNINTVKGLRQLFPGKVEMYTLDPESTRRRGIRDAQELYLSYDQIEVEDISLVQRELNLSEAAIENAIILRNEFGRTWITELLAMENEHIQVFCEERRGNKSSIMALQRKLMRLDELKYIRNTCPQNYVNQILNSLQAGKHVVIEFGSQSNMLSYMLATNVITRRIHQHYVNQSEQYLQSKNPLDKPRQLVITIEEAHRFLDTASVRSTIFGTIAREMRKYFVTLLVVDQRPSGIDNEVMSQVGTRITALLNDDKDIDAIFTGVSGGQNLRSVLAKLDSKQQALILGHAVPMPVVVQTRPYDQTFYTEVGDLDLDDLSDDHVAEISEAAKLDLGF; via the coding sequence ATGTTCGATCGCCCTCTCGGTTCCGTCATCCAAGGTTCTCTCAGTCACGGACTAGAAATTCGTCTCCATCCCGACGTTTCCGTCGAAGAAATGCGCGTCGGCAAATTCCTCGTCGTACAGGGAAGCCGGGCCCGCTTTTTCTGCCTCCTCACCGACGTCTCCCTGGGAACCGCCAGTCAGCGTGTCTTCGCCAACCCACCTCATCCCGAAGATGACTTCCTACAAGCGGTTCTCGCCGGAAGTGGCACCTACGGAACCCTCGAACTCACCCCCATGTTGATGTTAATGACACGGGATGCCGAAGAACTAGCCCGCGTCATGCTACAAGCCAGCGGCCAAGGGGTTAACCAAAATGGCCGTAAAGGCAAAAAATCCAAGAAATTAGCCTCCTTTGAAGCCAACAGTAGCGCCGAACTGGACTTACTCCCCGTCAAAACCATTCCCAGTCACTTCTCCCAAGTTTATGAAGCCCTCGAAAGTGATTTTCGCTCGGTTTTTGGTTGGGAAGATGACCCCACTCGCAAAAACTTTGCGATCGGCAAACCCCTCGATATGGACGTTCCTGTCTGTATCGACCTCGATCGCTTCGTCGAACGCAGTAACGGTGTATTTGGCAAATCAGGAACCGGCAAATCCTTTTTAACCCGACTGCTTCTCTCGGGAGTCATCCGCAAAGATGCCGCCGTAAATCTCATTTTTGATATGCACTCTGAGTACGGTTGGGAAGCCCAATGTGAGGGTAAAAACATCAATACCGTCAAAGGTTTGCGGCAACTATTTCCCGGCAAAGTAGAAATGTACACCCTCGACCCCGAATCCACCCGACGGCGAGGCATTCGCGATGCCCAGGAACTGTATTTAAGCTATGACCAAATTGAAGTTGAAGATATCAGCTTAGTGCAACGAGAGTTAAATCTCTCCGAAGCCGCCATTGAAAATGCCATCATTCTCCGCAACGAATTTGGCAGAACCTGGATTACAGAATTGTTGGCGATGGAGAATGAGCATATCCAGGTGTTTTGCGAAGAACGACGGGGCAACAAATCATCAATTATGGCCTTGCAGCGCAAGTTAATGCGCCTGGATGAATTGAAATATATCCGCAACACTTGCCCTCAGAATTACGTCAATCAAATCCTCAATTCCCTGCAAGCCGGAAAACACGTGGTTATTGAGTTTGGCTCTCAGAGTAATATGTTGTCCTATATGTTGGCAACCAACGTCATTACTCGCCGCATCCACCAACATTATGTTAACCAATCAGAGCAGTATTTACAGAGTAAAAACCCCCTTGACAAACCGCGCCAGTTGGTGATAACTATCGAGGAAGCCCACCGCTTTTTAGATACCGCCTCCGTTCGCAGTACCATTTTCGGAACCATTGCCCGTGAGATGCGGAAATATTTTGTCACCTTGTTAGTGGTTGATCAGCGTCCCTCGGGAATTGATAATGAGGTCATGTCTCAGGTAGGAACTCGGATTACGGCCCTGTTGAATGATGACAAAGATATTGATGCTATTTTTACGGGGGTATCGGGGGGACAGAATCTGCGATCGGTTTTAGCGAAGTTAGACTCGAAGCAACAGGCATTGATTCTGGGCCATGCGGTTCCCATGCCTGTGGTGGTTCAGACTCGTCCCTATGACCAAACTTTCTATACTGAGGTGGGAGATTTAGATTTAGATGACCTCTCCGACGACCATGTGGCGGAAATTTCTGAAGCGGCGAAGTTGGATTTAGGGTTTTAG
- a CDS encoding Uma2 family endonuclease, translated as MGITSTQLSLEQFLKQPETKPASEFIAGEILQKPMPKGRHSRLQGKLCQEINQRTEAAKIAYAFPELRCSFANRSLVPDVAVFLWDEIPFLANGEVPDRFDLPPSWVIEILSPDQRPNKVIGNLLHCLEYGSQLGWFVDPDDASILVFLPDSRPILRQHQDPLPMLEAIPLSLTVAEVFGWLRMAG; from the coding sequence ATGGGAATAACCTCAACACAACTCAGCTTAGAGCAATTTCTCAAACAACCGGAAACCAAACCGGCCTCTGAGTTTATCGCCGGGGAGATTCTGCAAAAACCCATGCCGAAAGGACGACATAGCCGCTTGCAGGGAAAGCTTTGTCAGGAAATTAACCAACGGACTGAAGCCGCGAAAATTGCCTACGCCTTTCCAGAACTACGCTGTAGTTTTGCGAATCGCTCCCTGGTTCCTGATGTCGCCGTGTTTCTCTGGGATGAGATCCCCTTTTTAGCCAATGGAGAGGTTCCCGACCGATTTGACCTCCCCCCCAGTTGGGTGATTGAGATTCTTTCCCCCGACCAACGGCCGAATAAAGTGATTGGCAATCTGTTGCATTGCCTAGAATATGGCAGTCAGTTAGGCTGGTTTGTTGACCCTGATGATGCCAGTATTTTGGTGTTTCTCCCGGACTCCCGACCGATTTTGAGGCAACATCAAGACCCGTTACCAATGTTAGAGGCGATTCCCTTAAGCCTGACCGTCGCGGAGGTGTTTGGTTGGCTGAGAATGGCAGGCTAA
- a CDS encoding ArsA family ATPase yields MTQILTFLGKGGMGRTTLAIATAKQQARQGKRVLLAHQGSGPEFSLLLGLSAASEPTEIAANLKVVQFNTPYLLEQGWEQVKKLEAKYLKTPFFKEVYGQELAVLPGMDAAFALNAVREYDRSGEYDLIVYDGTGDRETLRMLGIAEIGGWYLRRFKQVLEGSDIVRALSPFWQPMSGAVLNVDWSKTEFSGDRIDEFLNEGKSALSDATHIAAYLVTGDDAASLAVAKYRWGEAQQIGLTVGGVLVNRGDGGAIGSEFDPLPVTSLPAKSGDNWQPLIEALPNFSHQIASAPKPMDVDSAAQSVRLFLPGFSKQDVKLIQSGPEVTVEAGEQRHNIYLPPALQGKPVKGAKFQNQYLTISF; encoded by the coding sequence ATGACCCAGATATTGACATTTTTAGGGAAAGGTGGTATGGGGCGCACCACATTGGCGATCGCCACCGCCAAGCAACAAGCCCGTCAAGGAAAACGGGTTCTGTTAGCCCATCAGGGATCGGGGCCGGAGTTTTCCTTGCTATTAGGGCTGTCCGCCGCCTCGGAACCGACGGAGATTGCCGCGAATCTCAAGGTGGTGCAGTTTAACACTCCCTACCTCTTGGAACAGGGGTGGGAACAGGTGAAGAAACTCGAAGCCAAATATCTGAAAACTCCCTTTTTTAAGGAAGTCTATGGCCAGGAGTTGGCGGTGTTGCCGGGGATGGATGCCGCCTTTGCCCTCAATGCGGTGCGGGAGTACGATCGCAGTGGCGAGTATGATCTGATTGTCTATGATGGAACTGGCGATCGCGAGACCCTGAGAATGTTAGGAATCGCTGAAATTGGCGGCTGGTATCTACGCCGTTTCAAGCAAGTTCTGGAGGGGTCGGATATTGTGCGGGCCTTGTCCCCCTTTTGGCAGCCCATGAGTGGGGCTGTTTTGAACGTAGACTGGAGTAAGACAGAATTTAGTGGCGATCGCATTGACGAATTTCTCAACGAAGGCAAATCCGCCCTCAGCGATGCCACCCATATCGCCGCCTATCTGGTGACGGGGGATGACGCCGCCTCCCTAGCCGTTGCCAAATACCGTTGGGGAGAAGCCCAACAAATCGGCTTAACCGTGGGCGGAGTCCTCGTGAATCGGGGGGATGGAGGGGCGATCGGGTCTGAGTTTGACCCCCTCCCCGTCACCAGTCTTCCCGCCAAATCTGGGGACAATTGGCAGCCACTGATAGAGGCGTTGCCCAACTTCAGCCATCAAATCGCCAGCGCCCCCAAACCCATGGACGTAGACAGCGCCGCCCAATCCGTGCGTCTGTTCCTACCTGGATTTAGTAAACAAGACGTAAAACTCATCCAGTCGGGGCCAGAAGTCACCGTCGAAGCCGGAGAACAACGGCATAACATCTATCTTCCCCCCGCCTTGCAAGGAAAACCCGTCAAAGGCGCGAAATTTCAAAACCAGTATCTGACGATTTCGTTCTAA
- the gltB gene encoding glutamate synthase large subunit, translating into MDRMGINRNENQQTTTAVTPNPAASAPRDGQRWLVEERDACGVGFIAAPNGQGHHDIVNKALAALSCLEHRGGCSADNDSGDGAGILMAIPWTLIEQWCQENNLNPGVRERMAVAMIFLPQDEETAQEARDVVNENLEKAGFHIIGWRVVPVNPDVLGPQAKALQPQIEQVIVSHNELDGDELERATFYARRLIGKNLNEHPAIQWGYNFYICSLSNRTIVYKAMVRSAVLGDFYRDLPNPDCTSSFAVYHRRFSTNTMPRWPLAQPMRLLGHNGEINTLLGNINWMKARSRDLQNDLWGDRIDTLLPVVHADNSDSANLDNVMELLVRSGRSPLEALMLMVPEAYMNQPELEAYPEVLDFYKYYSGVQEAWDGPALLAFSDGKVVGAALDRNGLRPARYILTKDGFVIVSSEAGTVPIDPANILESGRLGPGQTIAVDLEHHKLLKNWDVKRQVAAKHPFGEWVAARPILGQAETDSPFQVDGESLVQQQTAFGYTKEDVDMVVVPMARDGKEPTFCMGDDIPLAVLSDKPRLLYDYFKQRFAQVTNPAIDPLREGLVMSLEMKLGRRGNLLDTAPGPDRLLRIESPVLGEHDLSGIRNSVLKTVTLSTFFDLNSGAEGLKPAVEALCEQAAAAIEDGAEILILSDRSDRNGNPSLVGEDNSYIPPLLAVGAVHHSLIARGLRMKASLVVDTAQCWSTHQYACLIGYGASAVCPYLTWQTLRQWISDSRTQSLMKSGKLPEMTLADVQGNYRKAAEAGLLKILSKMGISLLTSYQGAQIFEAIGIGADVLDLGMKGTVSRIGGMTVADLGREVLSFHKRAFPHVAKLENYGFVQYRKGGEYHGNNPEMTKVLHKAVREKQYDHYEVYKNHLMNRPVTALRDLLDFNSDRPSIPLEEVEPIEAILKRFCTGGMSLGALSPEAHETLAIAMNRIGGKSNSGEGGEDPARFQIIDDVDENGFSNIRPQLKGLKSGDTASSAIKQVASGRFGVTPEYLMHAKQIEIKVAQGAKPGEGGQLPGRKVSEYIAMLRRSKPGVPLISPPPHHDIYSIEDLAQLIFDLHQINPEAGVSVKLVSSVGIGTIAAGVAKANADVIQISGHDGGTGASPLSSIKHAGSPWELGLTEVHRVLMENQLRERVVLRADGGMRSGWDVLMAALMGAQEYGFGTIAMIAEGCIMARVCHMNSCPVGVTTQREDLRKRFPGIPENVVNFFLFVGEEVRSLLARLGYRSLDELIGRSDLLKVREEVTLSKPHAIDLTCLIDLPQADNRDWVKPQPVHSNGPVLDEQILADAEISQAIEQQGSVSKTFEIVNTDRCVGARISGVIAKQYGNSGFEGELNLTFNGSAGQSFGAFNLPGMVLSLQGEANDYVGKGMHGGELRIQPAAGATFKPEENVILGNTCLYGATGGILFAQGSAGERFAVRNSKGQAVIEGAGDHCCEYMTGGVVVVLGPVGRNVGAGMTGGLAYFLDEDSKFPAKVNPEIVTIQRVATDAGEEQLKSLIQAHAERGSAKAQRILDNWSTYLPKFWQVVPPSEADSPQATATKALANA; encoded by the coding sequence GGGTTCGTGAGCGGATGGCCGTAGCCATGATCTTTCTCCCCCAAGACGAAGAAACCGCCCAAGAGGCCCGGGATGTCGTCAACGAAAACCTAGAAAAAGCTGGATTTCACATCATTGGTTGGCGTGTAGTTCCCGTTAATCCTGACGTTCTCGGTCCCCAAGCCAAAGCCCTCCAGCCGCAAATCGAGCAAGTCATTGTCAGCCATAACGAACTCGACGGAGACGAACTCGAACGGGCCACCTTCTACGCACGGCGTTTGATTGGCAAAAACCTAAACGAGCATCCTGCCATCCAATGGGGCTATAACTTCTATATCTGCTCCCTCTCCAACCGCACCATCGTCTACAAAGCCATGGTGCGCTCAGCCGTCCTGGGAGACTTCTACCGCGACCTGCCAAACCCCGACTGCACCAGTTCCTTCGCCGTCTATCACCGGCGCTTCAGCACCAACACCATGCCCCGCTGGCCCCTGGCGCAACCCATGCGTCTGCTGGGTCATAACGGCGAAATCAATACCCTCCTCGGGAACATCAACTGGATGAAAGCCCGTAGCCGGGACCTCCAGAATGACCTGTGGGGCGATCGCATCGACACCCTGCTGCCCGTGGTTCACGCCGACAACAGCGACTCGGCCAACCTAGACAACGTCATGGAACTGCTAGTGCGTTCCGGGCGCAGTCCCCTCGAAGCCTTGATGCTGATGGTTCCCGAAGCCTACATGAACCAACCGGAACTCGAAGCCTATCCGGAAGTGTTGGACTTCTACAAATACTACAGCGGCGTTCAAGAAGCCTGGGATGGCCCCGCCCTGTTGGCCTTCAGTGATGGTAAAGTCGTCGGTGCAGCCCTCGATCGCAACGGCTTACGGCCCGCCCGCTACATCCTCACCAAAGACGGCTTCGTCATCGTCTCCTCCGAAGCCGGAACCGTCCCCATCGACCCCGCCAACATCCTCGAAAGTGGCCGTCTCGGTCCCGGACAAACCATTGCCGTTGACCTCGAACATCACAAACTCCTGAAAAACTGGGATGTCAAACGGCAAGTCGCCGCCAAACATCCCTTCGGCGAATGGGTTGCCGCTCGACCGATTTTGGGACAAGCCGAGACCGACTCCCCCTTCCAAGTCGATGGGGAGAGCCTTGTGCAACAACAAACCGCCTTCGGCTACACCAAAGAAGACGTGGATATGGTGGTGGTTCCCATGGCCCGGGATGGCAAAGAACCCACCTTCTGCATGGGAGACGACATTCCCCTAGCCGTCCTCTCCGACAAACCCCGTCTCCTCTACGACTACTTCAAACAGCGGTTTGCCCAAGTCACCAACCCCGCCATTGACCCCCTGCGGGAGGGCCTAGTCATGTCCCTAGAGATGAAGTTGGGCCGACGGGGCAACCTACTCGACACCGCCCCCGGACCCGATCGCCTCTTGCGCATCGAGAGTCCCGTCCTGGGAGAACATGACCTCAGCGGCATCCGTAACAGCGTTCTCAAGACCGTAACCCTCTCCACCTTCTTCGACCTCAATAGCGGGGCAGAGGGGCTAAAACCTGCCGTAGAAGCTCTCTGTGAGCAAGCCGCCGCCGCCATCGAAGACGGCGCCGAAATCCTCATCCTCAGCGATCGCAGCGATCGCAACGGCAACCCCAGTCTCGTGGGCGAAGACAACAGCTACATTCCCCCACTGCTTGCCGTGGGCGCTGTTCACCACTCCCTCATTGCCCGAGGCCTGCGGATGAAAGCCTCCCTAGTGGTCGATACCGCCCAATGCTGGAGTACCCATCAATACGCCTGTCTCATTGGCTATGGGGCTAGTGCCGTCTGTCCCTACCTGACCTGGCAAACCCTGCGTCAATGGATCAGCGACAGCCGCACCCAGTCCCTGATGAAATCCGGCAAACTGCCCGAAATGACCCTCGCCGACGTGCAAGGGAACTATCGCAAAGCCGCCGAAGCCGGATTACTGAAAATTCTCTCCAAAATGGGAATTTCCCTGCTCACCAGTTACCAAGGAGCGCAAATCTTTGAAGCCATTGGCATCGGGGCAGACGTGCTCGACTTAGGCATGAAAGGGACCGTCTCCCGCATCGGGGGGATGACCGTTGCCGACCTCGGCCGAGAAGTCCTCAGTTTCCACAAACGGGCCTTCCCCCATGTGGCCAAATTGGAAAACTACGGCTTCGTCCAATACCGCAAAGGAGGCGAATACCACGGCAACAACCCCGAAATGACCAAAGTGCTGCATAAAGCCGTGCGTGAGAAGCAGTACGACCATTACGAAGTCTATAAAAATCACCTGATGAACCGTCCGGTGACCGCCCTGCGGGACTTACTAGACTTCAACAGCGATCGCCCCTCGATTCCCCTAGAGGAGGTCGAACCCATCGAAGCCATCCTCAAACGCTTCTGCACCGGAGGCATGTCTCTCGGGGCCCTCTCCCCAGAAGCCCACGAAACCCTCGCCATCGCCATGAACCGCATCGGCGGTAAATCCAACTCCGGCGAAGGAGGAGAAGATCCCGCACGCTTCCAAATCATCGATGACGTAGACGAAAACGGCTTCTCCAACATTCGTCCCCAACTCAAAGGCCTCAAATCCGGCGATACCGCCTCCTCCGCCATCAAACAGGTGGCCTCAGGACGCTTTGGCGTGACCCCCGAATACCTGATGCACGCCAAACAAATCGAGATTAAAGTCGCCCAGGGGGCCAAACCCGGAGAAGGGGGACAACTTCCCGGCCGCAAAGTCAGCGAATATATCGCCATGTTGCGCCGGTCTAAACCCGGTGTCCCCCTCATCTCCCCTCCTCCCCACCACGACATCTACTCCATCGAAGATTTGGCGCAACTGATTTTTGACCTGCACCAAATCAACCCCGAGGCCGGAGTCTCAGTGAAACTGGTGTCCTCCGTGGGCATTGGCACCATCGCCGCTGGGGTGGCCAAAGCCAACGCCGATGTCATCCAAATTTCCGGTCATGACGGCGGAACCGGGGCCTCTCCCCTGAGTTCGATTAAACACGCCGGCAGTCCCTGGGAATTGGGCCTGACGGAAGTGCATCGCGTCTTAATGGAAAACCAACTCCGCGAACGGGTCGTTCTGCGGGCTGACGGAGGAATGCGTTCCGGTTGGGATGTCCTCATGGCTGCCCTCATGGGTGCCCAGGAATATGGCTTCGGAACCATTGCCATGATTGCCGAAGGCTGCATTATGGCGCGGGTGTGCCACATGAATAGCTGCCCCGTCGGTGTGACCACGCAACGGGAAGACCTGCGTAAACGCTTCCCCGGCATCCCCGAGAACGTGGTCAACTTCTTCCTGTTTGTTGGCGAAGAAGTGCGATCGCTCCTGGCCCGTTTAGGCTATCGTTCTCTCGATGAGCTGATTGGACGTTCCGACCTCCTGAAAGTCCGGGAGGAGGTGACACTGAGCAAACCCCACGCCATCGACCTCACCTGTTTAATCGACCTACCCCAAGCCGACAATCGCGACTGGGTCAAACCCCAGCCAGTTCACAGCAACGGCCCCGTCTTAGACGAGCAAATCTTAGCCGATGCCGAGATTAGCCAAGCCATCGAGCAACAGGGGTCCGTCAGCAAAACCTTCGAGATTGTCAACACAGACCGTTGTGTCGGCGCGCGTATCTCCGGGGTGATTGCCAAGCAATACGGCAATAGCGGCTTTGAAGGCGAACTGAATCTAACCTTTAACGGCAGTGCCGGACAAAGTTTCGGGGCCTTCAACCTGCCCGGAATGGTCTTAAGCCTACAAGGAGAAGCCAACGACTATGTTGGCAAAGGAATGCACGGTGGAGAACTGCGGATTCAACCCGCCGCCGGTGCCACCTTCAAGCCAGAAGAGAACGTAATTCTCGGCAACACCTGTCTCTACGGCGCAACCGGAGGCATCCTATTTGCCCAAGGGTCTGCCGGAGAACGGTTTGCAGTTCGCAACTCCAAAGGCCAAGCGGTCATCGAAGGGGCCGGCGACCACTGTTGTGAGTACATGACAGGGGGTGTGGTTGTCGTCCTCGGTCCCGTCGGCCGCAACGTCGGGGCTGGAATGACTGGCGGTTTAGCCTACTTCCTCGATGAAGACAGCAAATTCCCCGCCAAAGTGAACCCCGAAATCGTCACGATTCAGCGGGTAGCCACCGATGCCGGAGAAGAGCAACTGAAGTCTCTGATTCAGGCCCACGCCGAGCGTGGCAGTGCCAAAGCCCAACGGATTCTCGACAACTGGTCCACCTACCTGCCCAAATTCTGGCAAGTGGTTCCCCCCAGTGAAGCGGACTCTCCCCAAGCAACGGCAACCAAAGCCCTAGCCAACGCCTAA